The Cryobacterium roopkundense sequence GACCGTAACTGCCGTCGGCGATGCGCAGTAGGGCCCGGTCTATCGCCGCCAGCTCTTCGGCGGCCTCGGCCTGAAACTTCGACATGCGCGACCATTCAGTGCGCAGCGACGACGCCTCGGCGTCGTGGGCGCCATCGGCAGAACGGTCGGTTCGCGCGGATTGCACACCCGCGAAGGTATCCGAGAGCCGCTGCGTCTCCTCGGACAGTTCACGACGTCGTGCGCCGAGGGCGGTCTCGAAGGTGTGCAGGCGTGCCGGGTGGAGGGGAGAAACGGTCATGATCCATGGTCCCACGCGACCGAGGCGGCACTGGGCCGAGGCGGTAAGGCACCGAGCAGTTCGGCTTGTCTTGACCGTGCCGCGGCCGGGTGCCAGGATCGGTGCTGACGGAGGGGGCCACGCATGAACACCCTGATGAAGAACCTGCAACGCGCGAGCATGCGCCTGGCCGTGTAGCTGTACCGGCGCACCAACGGGCGTCTCGGCGGCTCCATTGGCCCCGTTAAGGTGCTCCTCCTGTCTGTCGCGGGCCGAAAAACCGGCATTGACCACACTGTGCCGGTGGGATTTTTCGAGTACAATGGCGGCTACGTCGTGGTCGGATCGGCAGGTGGCGCCCCGCGCGACCCGCAGTGGTTCCTCAACTGCGGCACGCGGCCTGGGCGCATATCCAGATCCGTTCCCGGCACACCAACGTGAGCGTTCGCATCGCGGATGCTGCCGAGCGCGACACCCTGTGGCGCCACGTGGTGATCGCCCGAGCGCCCAGCTTCGGGACCTACGAGAAGAAGACCTCGCGCACGATCCCCATCGCGGTGCTCACCCCGGCAGTGAAGATTCCGGCAGAGAAGATTCCGGCAGAGACGACTCCGGCGACGTGCCGACCACTACGGTGGCATTCCTCCTGTGAGAGTGGGCCACCTGGCACGTCAGGCCGCTCTCGATGAGCAGTTCGGCGGTGTGCGGTGCCTGCTCTGTGCTGGTCTCGATCAACAGGTGTCCGCCGGGGGCCAGCCACAGGGGCGACTCGGCGACGACCCGACGCTGCACGTCGAGCCCGTCTGCGCCGCCGTCGAGCGCGACCCGCGCTTCGTGCAGGCGCGCCTCGGGCGGCATCAGCTCGATTCTCGCCGTGGGTACGTACGGCGCGTTCACCACGAGAACGTCGACATGACCCCGCAGGGTGGTGGGAAGCGCTTCGAAGAGATCGCCCTCGAAGACCTTCACGGGGTCGAGATTGCGTCGGGCGCATCGCACAGCAGCGGGATCGATGTCCGC is a genomic window containing:
- a CDS encoding TraR/DksA family transcriptional regulator produces the protein MTVSPLHPARLHTFETALGARRRELSEETQRLSDTFAGVQSARTDRSADGAHDAEASSLRTEWSRMSKFQAEAAEELAAIDRALLRIADGSYGLCARGGEQIPEGRLEIKPAADLCIACAEKAAPRRH
- a CDS encoding putative protein N(5)-glutamine methyltransferase, with translation MKLVSRVERSLLVDRLQKAGCVFAVDEVRLLVTTARTITELEVMVEAREAGRPLEHILGWAEFRGLHVRVDPGIFVPRRRTEFLVRQALTRCHSGTVVVDLCCGSGAVGAAVAAAVPLADVFAADIDPAAVRCARRNLDPVKVFEGDLFEALPTTLRGHVDVLVVNAPYVPTARIELMPPEARLHEARVALDGGADGLDVQRRVVAESPLWLAPGGHLLIETSTEQAPHTAELLIESGLTCQVAHSHRRNATVVVGTSPESSLPESSLPESSLPG